A single region of the Vicia villosa cultivar HV-30 ecotype Madison, WI linkage group LG4, Vvil1.0, whole genome shotgun sequence genome encodes:
- the LOC131595703 gene encoding protein indeterminate-domain 5, chloroplastic-like, which produces MAASFSAASFFTIPEENQNEMNQQNSSSSTTPPAPPPQKKRRNQPGTPYPDAEVIALSPRSLMATNRFVCEVCQKGFQREQNLQLHRRGHNLPWKLKQKSNKEPKRKVYLCPEPSCVHHDPSRALGDLTGIKKHFSRKHGEKKWKCEKCSKKYAVQSDWKAHSKTCGTREYRCDCGTLFSRRDSFITHRAFCDALAQESSRQPQLPTLITNTSINNSQLFGNISNNNMSLALSQIPQQQISSTHNQNDTNQSTEILRFGNHNILSPPPQHPLHTPPFNFITQPPNQNFHHHDQQSQTFQGLISLSELNNNNLFSENFNHEEFFSQNPLMCDHNNNQTNPISPHMSATALLQKASQMGATSSTNNNNNTSASSLLRSYGSSSSSSSLATKVNGGDGLTRDFLGVGQIVMRNMNGGVSQREQRNFNVEAEKNAAAFGSGGNFE; this is translated from the exons ATGGCAGCTTCATTTTCagcagcatctttctttacaatccCAGAAGAGAATCAGAATGAGATGaatcaacaaaattcatcatcatcaacaactccACCTGCACCACCACctcagaagaaaagaagaaaccaACCTGGAACACCAT ATCCAGATGCTGAGGTGATAGCACTATCTCCAAGGAGCCTAATGGCAACAAACAGATTTGTATGTGAGGTGTGTCAAAAAGGGTTTCAAAGAGAGCAAAATTTGCAACTTCATAGAAGAGGACACAATCTACCTTGGAAGCTAAAGCAGAAGAGTAACAAAGAGCCAAAGAGAAAGGTTTATCTGTGTCCTGAGCCTTCTTGTGTTCATCATGACCCTTCTAGAGCTCTTGGAGACCTAACTGGAATCAAGAAGCACTTTTCTAGGAAGCACGGTGAGAAAAAGTGGAAATGTGAAAAGTGTTCTAAGAAGTATGCTGTTCAATCTGATTGGAAAGCTCATTCTAAGACTTGTGGGACTAGAGAGTATAGATGTGACTGTGGAACTCTCTTCTCAAG AAGAGACAGTTTCATCACACATAGAGCCTTTTGTGATGCACTTGCTCAAGAAAGTTCAAGACAACCACAATTACCAACCTTAATCACCAACACTTCCATTAACAACTCCCAATTATTTGGAAACATTAGCAACAACAATATGTCATTAGCCTTATCTCAAATTCCTCAACAACAGATCTCATCAACTCATAACCAAAACGACACCAACCAATCCACTGAAATCTTGCGTTTTGGCAACCATAACATTCTATCCCCACCCCCACAACATCCTCTTCACACCCCTCCATTTAACTTCATCACACAACCACCAAACCAAAATttccatcatcatgatcaacaatCTCAAACATTCCAAGGACTAATATCATTGTCTGAACTCAACAATAACAATTTGTTTTCTGAAAATTTCAACCATGAAGAGTTCTTTTCTCAAAATCCATTAATGTGTGATCATAATAATAACCAAACAAATCCTATCTCACCTCACATGTCAGCTACAGCACTTCTTCAAAAAGCTTCTCAAATGGGTGCAACATCAAgcacaaacaacaacaataacactagTGCTTCTTCATTACTAAGAAGCTATggcagttcatcttcttcttcttctctagcaACAAAGGTTAATGGTGGTGATGGACTCACTAGAGATTTTCTTGGAGTTGGTCAAATAGTAATGAGAAACATGAATGGAGGAGTTTCACAAAGAGAGCAAAGAAACTTCAACGTGGAAGCTGAGAAAAACGCTGCAGCGTTTGGTAGTGGAGGGAACTTTGAGTGA